A genomic segment from Candidatus Korarchaeum cryptofilum OPF8 encodes:
- the hypD gene encoding trans-4-hydroxy-L-proline dehydratase: MTLTTPEASCEVKISKEVEKRRSVIRPINERIARLREESVNAQVKVSLERAKLITEFYKSDIPKGKSIPVQRALAFKYLMERVSLPIEEGQLIVGLRGTGVKEVPTYPEICVHSLEDLEILDKRKNMPYKVDEETKEFYEREAIPFWRGRAMRDIIFESLPEEWIDAYEAGVWTEFMEQRAPGHTAGGERIFRMGVLDIKEQIRRKMESLDPSDPEYYEKMEELKAMDIVADAIMIYARRYAEKLEQMAKEEKDPERKKELEQMAEICRWVPAHAPRTFWEALQHYWFVHVGVTYETNPWDSFNPGRIDQHLYPFYKRDIEEGRLTRERAKELLQAFWLKFNNQPAVPKVGVTAEESFTYNDFSKLNLGGLTKDGKDGVNELSYLILEVLDEMRTLQPNTAVLISEKNPDSFLIKALKVVGPGFGEPPFFNFDGVIVKMLRQGKSLEDARTSGVSGCVESGSFGKECYILTGYFNLPKILEITLNNGVDPRTGKKIGLETGDPREFKSFEDLWNAFIKQVKYFLDIKMKGNDIIEALYAKYLPVPFLSLWIDDCVEKAKDYNAGGARYNTQYIQVVGLGTITDSLAAIKYHVFEKGTVSMSELLDALSKNFEGYEFLREILRNPDKTPKFGNDDDYADSIAKEVVDRIVELIESYPRSPVRKASRRAYFLPTTVHVYFGKVTGATPDGRVAGFPVSEGISPVQGMDRRGIAAVFRSVAKCDWDKTGGALLNQKLTPDIFDNEENLRKLAQLIRAFFRLGGHHVQFNVVSAELLREAQRRPQDFQDLMVRVAGYSDYFVNLPKGLQDEIIERTEHKSL; encoded by the coding sequence ATGACTCTCACTACCCCCGAAGCCTCTTGCGAGGTCAAGATTTCGAAGGAAGTTGAGAAAAGGAGGAGTGTAATTAGGCCGATAAATGAGAGGATCGCTAGGTTGAGGGAGGAGAGTGTTAACGCTCAAGTTAAGGTATCCCTAGAGAGGGCTAAATTAATCACCGAATTTTACAAGAGCGATATCCCGAAGGGGAAATCGATCCCCGTGCAGAGGGCTCTCGCGTTCAAGTACCTTATGGAGAGAGTCAGCCTCCCCATCGAGGAGGGCCAGCTAATAGTTGGCCTCAGGGGGACTGGAGTTAAGGAAGTCCCGACTTACCCTGAGATATGCGTCCACAGCCTCGAGGATCTCGAGATCCTCGATAAGAGGAAGAACATGCCCTACAAGGTAGATGAGGAGACCAAGGAGTTCTATGAGAGGGAAGCGATACCCTTCTGGAGAGGCAGGGCCATGAGGGACATTATATTCGAGAGCTTACCCGAGGAGTGGATAGATGCCTATGAGGCAGGAGTTTGGACTGAGTTCATGGAGCAGAGGGCTCCCGGGCACACTGCTGGCGGAGAGAGGATATTCAGGATGGGAGTCCTGGACATAAAGGAGCAGATAAGGAGGAAGATGGAATCCTTAGATCCCTCGGATCCCGAGTACTACGAGAAGATGGAGGAGCTCAAGGCCATGGATATAGTGGCTGATGCCATAATGATATACGCTAGGAGGTACGCTGAGAAATTGGAGCAGATGGCTAAGGAGGAGAAGGATCCTGAGAGGAAGAAAGAGTTAGAGCAGATGGCTGAAATATGCAGATGGGTACCAGCTCATGCTCCCAGAACCTTCTGGGAAGCTCTTCAGCATTACTGGTTCGTTCATGTGGGCGTTACTTATGAGACGAACCCCTGGGACTCTTTCAACCCGGGGAGGATAGATCAGCACCTCTATCCATTCTACAAGAGGGATATAGAGGAGGGAAGGCTAACTAGGGAGAGGGCCAAGGAGCTATTGCAAGCGTTCTGGCTCAAGTTCAACAATCAGCCAGCTGTCCCAAAGGTGGGGGTCACAGCTGAGGAGAGCTTCACCTACAACGACTTCTCCAAGCTTAACTTGGGAGGCCTGACGAAGGACGGGAAGGACGGTGTCAATGAACTCTCCTACTTAATATTGGAGGTCCTGGATGAGATGAGGACACTCCAGCCCAATACTGCGGTTCTGATCAGTGAGAAAAATCCAGATAGCTTCTTAATAAAGGCCCTCAAGGTAGTAGGCCCTGGATTCGGTGAGCCCCCCTTCTTCAATTTCGACGGAGTTATAGTGAAGATGCTGAGGCAGGGGAAGAGCCTGGAGGATGCCAGGACCTCTGGAGTGAGTGGATGCGTTGAATCTGGCTCCTTCGGGAAGGAGTGCTACATACTGACGGGTTACTTCAACCTGCCCAAGATACTGGAGATAACTCTCAATAATGGAGTGGACCCGAGGACCGGGAAGAAGATAGGCCTTGAGACAGGGGATCCGAGGGAGTTCAAGAGCTTTGAGGACCTTTGGAATGCTTTCATCAAGCAGGTGAAGTACTTCTTGGACATAAAGATGAAGGGGAATGATATAATCGAAGCTCTATACGCTAAGTACCTCCCAGTCCCGTTCCTCTCCCTCTGGATAGATGATTGCGTCGAGAAGGCGAAGGATTACAACGCCGGAGGAGCTAGGTACAACACTCAGTACATCCAAGTGGTCGGATTGGGTACTATAACTGACAGCTTAGCTGCCATAAAGTACCATGTATTCGAGAAGGGAACCGTATCGATGTCGGAGCTCTTGGATGCGCTCTCAAAGAACTTCGAGGGATATGAGTTCCTCAGGGAGATACTGAGAAATCCGGATAAGACGCCCAAATTCGGGAACGATGATGATTACGCTGACTCCATAGCTAAGGAAGTAGTCGATAGGATTGTGGAGCTTATAGAGAGCTATCCGAGGAGCCCCGTGAGGAAGGCATCGAGAAGAGCGTACTTCCTGCCCACGACAGTCCACGTCTACTTCGGGAAGGTGACTGGAGCGACGCCTGATGGCAGAGTTGCGGGATTCCCAGTATCTGAAGGTATATCTCCAGTGCAAGGCATGGATAGGAGGGGCATAGCAGCCGTCTTCAGGAGCGTCGCTAAGTGCGATTGGGACAAGACTGGAGGGGCCCTCCTGAACCAGAAACTCACGCCTGATATATTTGATAATGAGGAGAATTTGAGGAAGCTAGCTCAACTCATCAGAGCGTTCTTCAGGCTCGGTGGCCATCACGTGCAGTTCAATGTCGTCAGCGCTGAGCTCCTGAGGGAAGCTCAGAGGAGGCCTCAGGACTTCCAGGACCTCATGGTCAGGGTAGCCGGTTACAGCGACTACTTCGTCAACTTACCGAAGGGGCTCCAGGATGAGATAATAGAGAGGACCGAGCACAAATCCCTCTGA
- a CDS encoding mechanosensitive ion channel family protein, with translation MQIVEELLEAMNDVIAAIPKVALASLILLISLLIIRLTNRMIRWLVKTGKLEEGIRELFPEGTRLPLARMFSLLADSLILIAASAAIIRIFVPEQAQLYSEAMSYLTRIGSVVILTLVSIVLTDALVKSMRFEKKTERFFLMLISLIIATLIIDLVNLTYEIKFALSLGFAIGIGALVGVFSAWAFFGEYLERKMSSRSESSVEDA, from the coding sequence ATGCAAATAGTCGAGGAGCTCCTCGAGGCCATGAACGATGTGATCGCAGCAATACCTAAGGTGGCATTAGCTTCATTGATCCTCCTCATATCCCTGCTCATAATCAGGTTGACCAATAGGATGATAAGGTGGCTCGTTAAGACCGGGAAGCTCGAGGAGGGGATAAGGGAGCTATTTCCGGAGGGTACTAGGCTCCCCCTTGCCAGGATGTTCTCATTGCTTGCGGATTCACTCATACTCATCGCTGCTTCAGCAGCCATAATCAGGATATTCGTCCCTGAGCAAGCTCAACTCTACAGTGAGGCTATGAGCTACCTCACCAGGATCGGGAGCGTTGTTATCCTAACTTTAGTCTCCATAGTACTCACGGACGCATTAGTGAAATCCATGAGGTTTGAGAAGAAGACAGAGAGGTTCTTCCTGATGCTTATCTCCCTCATAATAGCCACTCTGATAATAGATCTAGTCAACCTGACTTATGAGATAAAATTCGCGCTCTCCTTAGGTTTCGCGATAGGAATAGGGGCTCTAGTCGGTGTATTCTCAGCATGGGCCTTCTTCGGAGAGTATCTGGAGAGGAAGATGTCCTCAAGATCGGAGAGCTCAGTTGAGGATGCATAG
- a CDS encoding glycyl-radical enzyme activating protein: MIFDIQRFAIHDGPGIRTNVFLKGCPLRCWWCQNPEGISPKPQIMYFEYKCLHCHLCVDVCPLQAIRIDKGDVHIIDRELCDACGKCSDNCPSNALKLVGREYSVEEVMEEIRKDVTFFDSSGGGVTFTGGEPFFQPLFLKGLLEACKAEGIHTVVETSGFVSREILRKLMQYIDLFYHDIKLFDDESSSLYTGVPSKPILDNMRFLSESKRNMVIRFPVIPTITDTEENIRGIAGFLSTLRVEEIHLLPFHDVAEKYARLGMPYKMRVHEAPSRERLKEIKEVFEGIGLKVVLYG; encoded by the coding sequence ATGATATTCGATATCCAGAGATTCGCGATACACGACGGTCCAGGGATAAGGACCAATGTATTCCTGAAGGGATGCCCCTTACGCTGCTGGTGGTGCCAGAACCCGGAAGGGATAAGCCCAAAGCCGCAGATAATGTACTTCGAATATAAGTGCCTCCACTGCCACCTCTGCGTCGATGTATGTCCTCTGCAAGCTATAAGGATAGATAAGGGGGACGTCCACATAATAGATAGGGAGCTCTGCGATGCCTGTGGGAAGTGCAGCGATAACTGCCCATCTAACGCTCTGAAGTTGGTCGGAAGGGAGTATAGCGTCGAGGAAGTGATGGAGGAGATAAGGAAGGATGTGACCTTCTTCGATTCCTCGGGAGGAGGGGTCACCTTCACCGGAGGGGAGCCCTTCTTCCAACCCCTCTTCCTCAAGGGGCTGCTCGAGGCTTGCAAGGCTGAGGGCATACACACGGTAGTGGAGACCTCCGGATTCGTGTCCAGGGAGATATTGAGGAAGCTGATGCAGTACATAGATCTCTTCTATCATGACATAAAGCTGTTCGATGATGAGAGCAGCTCGCTATACACCGGAGTCCCGAGCAAGCCGATCTTAGATAACATGAGGTTCCTGAGTGAGAGCAAGAGGAATATGGTGATCAGGTTCCCTGTGATACCGACTATAACGGATACAGAGGAGAATATAAGGGGAATAGCCGGCTTTTTATCGACCTTGAGGGTTGAGGAGATACATCTACTCCCCTTCCACGACGTAGCTGAGAAGTACGCCAGGCTGGGCATGCCATATAAGATGAGGGTGCATGAGGCACCGAGTAGGGAGAGGCTGAAGGAGATAAAGGAGGTATTCGAGGGCATCGGGCTGAAAGTAGTGCTATATGGTTGA
- a CDS encoding copper-translocating P-type ATPase: MVKDPVCGMDVDPKRAEYKLTYQGQEYYFCSKACMEEFSRDPKRYLSGGHHEGHVHHSSDLKRRLIASLILTIPIFFTSDVAEDLGISLGIHQGIIGLISASLLFLYGGYPFLRGAVSELKERSPGMMLLVSIGISASFFYSLYSFLSGGSKAFYLELALLIDIMLIGHFIEAKVISAATSSMDLLVRLLPYGAHLISDGSYRDVPVRELKPGDIVLVKPGERVPADGVIIEGVSSFDESILTGESAPVVRGKGGSVIAGSINLEGAVKIEVKRTGEDSYLGQVERLIKEIRSSRSRFKEIADKAAFFLTIFVIASGAITLAYWSLNGHSLGFAIERAVSVVVVACPHALGLAIPIVIQRTAMLSSSRGILLKSREALERAKDVKVIVFDKTGTLTEGKFRVKRVEALNGFDELEVLKLAASLDYLSSHPVARAIVRKAEEEGIKLVDVREFRSIPGVGVEGIVEGRRVSITAGSDILESGSTAVQIIVDGALAGIVELEDDPKEGVERAIEELKGMGYEVHMLTGDRRAVASKLSERLGIDSYHAEVKPHEKVDIIREMQEKGLAVAMVGDGINDAPALLQADVGIAIGAGTDIAIESADVILVRSDIRDVVYFFKLAKSSYRKMLENVLWAIGYNSLTIPLAAGALAGLVVIGPAMGALIMSMSDIIVVLNAISLNVK; encoded by the coding sequence ATGGTTAAGGACCCTGTGTGCGGGATGGACGTCGATCCTAAGAGAGCGGAGTACAAGCTCACTTACCAAGGACAGGAATACTATTTCTGCTCTAAAGCGTGTATGGAGGAATTCTCGAGGGACCCAAAACGCTACTTATCTGGAGGTCATCATGAGGGCCACGTTCATCATTCCTCCGATTTAAAGAGGAGGCTTATAGCCTCCCTAATTCTCACAATCCCTATTTTTTTCACATCCGATGTGGCTGAGGATCTGGGGATCTCACTGGGGATACATCAGGGAATAATAGGGCTGATCTCGGCATCTCTCCTCTTCCTCTATGGTGGCTACCCCTTCCTCAGAGGGGCTGTATCTGAGCTCAAGGAGAGGAGCCCGGGGATGATGTTACTCGTCTCTATAGGGATCTCAGCATCGTTCTTCTACAGCCTATATTCCTTCCTATCAGGGGGTTCTAAAGCCTTCTACCTGGAGCTCGCTCTCCTGATCGATATAATGTTGATAGGACACTTCATAGAGGCTAAAGTGATATCTGCAGCCACGAGCTCGATGGATCTGCTCGTGAGACTCCTCCCTTATGGGGCCCACCTCATCTCAGACGGTAGCTACAGGGACGTCCCCGTCAGGGAGCTGAAGCCCGGAGATATAGTCCTCGTTAAACCCGGGGAGAGAGTACCAGCCGATGGTGTTATTATAGAGGGCGTCTCCTCCTTCGATGAATCCATCCTGACCGGGGAATCCGCCCCAGTGGTTAGGGGGAAGGGCGGGAGCGTTATAGCCGGTAGCATTAATCTAGAGGGAGCAGTCAAAATAGAGGTCAAGAGGACGGGAGAAGATAGCTATCTGGGTCAAGTTGAGAGGTTGATCAAGGAGATAAGATCCTCCAGATCTAGATTCAAGGAAATAGCTGATAAAGCTGCGTTCTTCCTCACAATATTCGTCATAGCCTCGGGAGCGATTACCCTAGCCTATTGGTCATTGAACGGTCATAGCTTGGGCTTCGCTATCGAGAGGGCTGTCTCGGTCGTCGTAGTTGCCTGCCCTCACGCGCTGGGCCTAGCTATCCCTATCGTAATACAGAGGACGGCTATGCTATCCTCGAGCAGGGGCATACTGCTGAAGTCGAGGGAAGCCTTGGAGAGGGCTAAGGACGTGAAGGTCATAGTATTCGATAAGACAGGCACTCTAACTGAGGGTAAATTCAGAGTGAAGAGGGTAGAAGCCCTTAACGGCTTCGATGAGCTCGAGGTCCTGAAGTTAGCTGCTTCACTAGATTACCTCTCGAGCCACCCTGTGGCTAGGGCCATCGTGAGGAAAGCTGAGGAGGAAGGGATAAAGCTAGTCGACGTGAGGGAGTTCAGGAGCATCCCGGGTGTGGGTGTGGAGGGAATTGTAGAGGGCAGAAGGGTCTCCATTACTGCGGGATCGGATATACTCGAATCGGGGAGCACGGCTGTCCAGATAATTGTAGATGGAGCGTTAGCTGGGATCGTGGAGTTAGAGGACGATCCCAAGGAGGGAGTTGAGAGGGCTATCGAGGAGCTCAAGGGGATGGGCTACGAGGTTCACATGCTCACTGGGGATAGGAGAGCTGTTGCCTCTAAACTCTCTGAGAGATTGGGGATAGATAGCTATCATGCTGAAGTGAAACCTCATGAGAAAGTCGATATAATAAGGGAGATGCAGGAGAAGGGCTTAGCTGTCGCTATGGTGGGGGACGGGATAAACGACGCTCCAGCGCTGCTGCAAGCCGATGTAGGTATCGCTATAGGTGCTGGTACAGATATAGCTATAGAGAGCGCTGACGTAATACTAGTCAGGAGCGATATAAGGGATGTGGTCTACTTCTTCAAGCTGGCCAAGTCCTCATACAGGAAGATGCTTGAGAACGTCCTCTGGGCCATAGGATATAATTCGCTGACTATCCCTCTCGCAGCAGGGGCCTTAGCGGGGCTAGTGGTGATAGGACCCGCGATGGGGGCTTTGATAATGAGTATGAGCGATATCATCGTTGTGTTGAATGCGATATCCCTCAACGTTAAGTAG
- a CDS encoding ABC transporter substrate-binding protein, with translation MKRAYLLAILVVLVVIVAAAAYFLLQPAAPPAARITLGTTDKISDLDTSNAYDFFTWEVLSNVGEGLYKYEPGTDKLIPGIAERYEVKDGGSTWVFYLKKNVKFCDGTPVKAQDVVRSIKRVMKINRDPAWLVTDFVEDVVALDDYTVQFKLKKPVSYFLALVATPPYFPVHPSYPEDKIVSDATWGGAGAYCIKEFKRDEYLILEANPYYHGDKPKSPSFVIRFYKDASTMRLALERGEIDIAWKTLRPTDYKDLMNNPNYKSVVAPGGFIRYIVLKVDAPPFNNVLVRQALAYAVDRSEIVDKVFLGTMAPLYSMVPNGMWSHLDVFKEKYGDKPNLEMARKLLTQAGYSETKKLKIELWYTPTHYGDTEADVAQLLKKQFEATGMIEVELKSSEWATYLEQQRSGRMNIHLLGWYPDYIDPDDYLTPFLRTESNRWLATGYSNPRVDELLDKAAVEVDTKARSNYYAEVQRILAEDAPLIPLFQGELILITQKNVNGVLVGPPMMLTYSTIYKS, from the coding sequence CGTCCTCGTAGTGATAGTCGCAGCCGCAGCCTATTTTCTCCTTCAACCAGCAGCTCCCCCTGCCGCTAGGATAACCCTAGGAACCACGGATAAGATCTCCGACTTGGATACGTCCAATGCATATGATTTCTTCACGTGGGAAGTCCTCTCTAACGTCGGGGAGGGCTTGTACAAGTACGAGCCCGGTACGGACAAACTCATCCCTGGCATAGCTGAGAGGTACGAAGTGAAGGACGGAGGATCTACCTGGGTATTCTACCTCAAGAAGAACGTCAAGTTCTGCGATGGCACCCCCGTTAAAGCTCAGGATGTCGTCAGGAGCATTAAGAGAGTGATGAAGATAAATAGGGACCCAGCTTGGCTCGTAACTGATTTCGTAGAGGATGTAGTGGCTTTGGATGATTATACTGTGCAATTCAAACTCAAAAAGCCAGTCAGCTACTTCCTCGCCCTAGTGGCTACACCTCCATACTTCCCAGTCCACCCGAGCTACCCAGAGGACAAGATAGTCAGCGATGCGACTTGGGGAGGGGCTGGGGCTTACTGCATCAAGGAGTTCAAGAGGGATGAGTATCTGATACTCGAGGCCAACCCGTACTACCATGGGGATAAGCCGAAGAGCCCGAGCTTCGTGATAAGGTTCTACAAGGATGCTTCGACGATGAGACTCGCTCTAGAGAGGGGAGAGATAGATATAGCTTGGAAGACCCTCAGGCCGACGGATTACAAGGATCTCATGAACAATCCTAACTACAAGAGCGTAGTCGCACCGGGAGGATTCATAAGGTACATAGTGCTGAAGGTAGATGCGCCTCCGTTCAACAACGTATTGGTCAGGCAGGCATTGGCTTACGCTGTTGATAGATCCGAGATAGTGGATAAGGTATTCCTGGGAACCATGGCTCCTCTCTACAGCATGGTACCCAATGGGATGTGGAGCCACTTAGATGTCTTCAAGGAGAAGTACGGCGATAAGCCGAACCTGGAGATGGCCCGCAAGCTCCTAACTCAAGCAGGTTATAGCGAGACTAAAAAGCTTAAGATAGAGCTGTGGTACACGCCCACTCACTACGGTGACACTGAGGCGGATGTAGCTCAACTCCTCAAGAAGCAGTTTGAGGCAACTGGCATGATAGAAGTAGAACTGAAGAGCAGCGAATGGGCAACTTACCTGGAGCAGCAGAGATCTGGAAGGATGAACATTCACCTCCTGGGATGGTATCCTGACTACATAGATCCTGACGATTACCTAACACCCTTCCTCAGGACCGAGTCCAACAGGTGGCTCGCTACAGGCTACTCAAACCCCAGAGTTGATGAATTACTCGATAAGGCAGCCGTTGAAGTAGATACCAAGGCGAGGAGCAACTACTATGCGGAGGTACAGAGGATATTAGCAGAGGATGCTCCTCTGATCCCTCTATTCCAGGGAGAGCTCATCCTCATAACTCAGAAGAATGTGAATGGCGTGCTAGTGGGCCCGCCGATGATGCTCACGTACTCAACGATATACAAGAGCTAA
- a CDS encoding S1C family serine protease, translating into MDFKEISDRIASMVSEIAESVVTVYTTVPEISFFFGPKVLHGAGSGFIARKGMVVTNAHVVARAKEINVVFSEGSSSRGKLRALDTMRDLALVEVDSDLPPLRMGDSDSVRIGELVFAVGSPLGLTGTSVSMGVISAVGRAIIDEASGIYLDDLLQTDAAINPGNSGGPIVNCGGEAVGVATAIVPFAQGIGFAIPINSVKRFLSMIEKYGRPIRAWIGVFVAPLNPNISQMYGIPQREGLIVVQVIPRSPAASKGIRPGDVIVEAAGRKLIKASDLRNALEDNYGSDCVNLKVYRDGSSFEVCVPLIVE; encoded by the coding sequence ATGGACTTCAAGGAGATTAGCGATAGGATAGCATCGATGGTCTCGGAGATAGCTGAGAGCGTGGTCACGGTATACACTACAGTTCCTGAGATCTCCTTCTTCTTCGGCCCAAAGGTCCTGCATGGAGCTGGCTCTGGTTTCATCGCGAGGAAGGGCATGGTCGTGACTAACGCTCACGTAGTTGCTAGAGCGAAGGAGATAAATGTAGTTTTCAGCGAAGGTTCGAGCTCAAGGGGCAAGTTGAGGGCCCTAGATACCATGAGGGACCTAGCCTTAGTCGAGGTAGACTCAGACCTTCCTCCCCTGAGGATGGGCGATTCCGATAGCGTTAGGATAGGTGAGCTGGTCTTCGCAGTGGGTTCGCCCTTGGGGTTGACAGGGACTTCAGTTTCCATGGGCGTCATAAGCGCGGTCGGGAGAGCTATAATAGATGAGGCGAGCGGCATCTACTTAGATGATCTACTCCAGACGGATGCAGCTATAAACCCGGGGAACAGCGGAGGACCGATAGTTAATTGCGGGGGAGAGGCCGTAGGCGTAGCCACTGCAATAGTACCATTCGCTCAAGGCATAGGGTTCGCGATCCCCATAAACTCCGTGAAGAGGTTCCTCTCGATGATAGAAAAATATGGGAGACCGATAAGGGCATGGATAGGGGTCTTCGTCGCACCATTGAACCCGAATATATCCCAGATGTACGGTATACCACAGAGGGAGGGGCTCATAGTCGTTCAAGTCATCCCGAGATCGCCCGCAGCATCTAAGGGCATAAGGCCGGGGGATGTCATAGTCGAGGCGGCCGGAAGGAAGTTAATTAAAGCGAGTGACCTGAGGAATGCCCTAGAAGATAACTACGGTTCGGATTGCGTTAACCTCAAGGTATACAGGGATGGGAGCTCATTCGAAGTCTGCGTCCCCTTAATCGTGGAGTGA
- a CDS encoding MBL fold metallo-hydrolase: MILIRGDLLDKVLGTSLANVFRICCGPFESLCYLIENKAEKNSLLIDAGCPAEDIVRLIEERGLKLEAILITHTHFDHLLGLGEIVRATNCRALAHPMDLEMLPLYWKEDFGTLPRIEPIEDGMRIKLGELSFLAIHTPGHTPGSTCYYSSEIGSVFTGDTLFKGAVGTLRYSGKPDYKQMRKSLRKLLSLPEDTSVFPGHGDPTTIGEEKNTILSF, from the coding sequence GTGATATTAATTCGGGGTGATCTCCTGGATAAAGTTCTGGGGACATCCCTAGCGAATGTATTCAGGATATGCTGCGGTCCTTTCGAGAGCCTCTGCTACCTAATTGAGAATAAAGCTGAGAAGAACTCGCTCCTCATAGATGCCGGATGCCCAGCTGAGGATATCGTAAGGCTCATTGAGGAGAGGGGCTTGAAGCTGGAAGCCATCCTGATAACTCATACGCACTTCGATCATTTACTGGGGCTCGGTGAGATAGTGAGAGCAACGAACTGCAGGGCACTAGCCCATCCCATGGACTTGGAGATGCTCCCCCTCTACTGGAAGGAGGACTTCGGCACCCTCCCGAGGATAGAACCTATAGAGGATGGGATGAGGATAAAGCTGGGGGAATTGAGTTTCTTGGCCATTCATACACCGGGGCACACTCCCGGGAGCACTTGCTACTACTCGAGTGAGATAGGCTCGGTGTTCACGGGGGATACGCTATTCAAGGGCGCTGTGGGTACCTTACGCTACTCAGGGAAGCCGGACTACAAGCAGATGAGGAAGAGCTTGAGGAAACTATTGAGCCTCCCCGAGGATACTTCGGTTTTTCCTGGGCACGGGGATCCCACTACTATAGGGGAGGAGAAGAATACGATACTGAGCTTCTAA
- a CDS encoding RidA family protein has product MVEYVFTDRAPKPIGPYSQAVIAGNFVFLAGQIPIDPKTGELVDGGIKEQTRRVLENIKAVLEKAGCSLKDVVNVTVFLKDLSHFNEFNEVYSEYFSESKPARATIQVAALPKNALVEIVAIAYRESLHD; this is encoded by the coding sequence ATGGTGGAGTACGTATTTACTGACAGGGCCCCGAAGCCCATAGGCCCCTATAGTCAGGCCGTTATAGCGGGCAACTTCGTCTTCCTAGCTGGTCAGATACCCATCGACCCGAAGACCGGCGAGCTCGTCGATGGCGGTATAAAGGAGCAGACCAGGAGGGTCCTGGAGAACATAAAGGCTGTCCTTGAGAAAGCCGGGTGCTCCCTCAAGGATGTGGTCAATGTCACGGTCTTCCTCAAGGATCTATCCCATTTCAATGAATTCAATGAGGTATATAGCGAGTACTTCTCGGAGAGCAAGCCAGCCAGAGCGACTATTCAAGTTGCAGCCCTGCCCAAGAACGCTTTAGTTGAGATAGTGGCTATAGCTTACAGGGAGTCACTCCACGATTAA
- a CDS encoding rubrerythrin family protein — MHHIRPMTKDAVLSAFGGESMAHMRYLIFSGIAEKEGFPNVARLFKAIAYAEQVHATNHYNVLKDYKEDAKVSAGTPIGPGSTSHNLELAIEGEEYEVKEMYPVYMEIARSQGVDQAERSFKWAYEAEKIHAELYRKTKESVDAGKDFKIEGKVWICPVCGHTYVGEVPPERCPVCGAPKDRYVGF, encoded by the coding sequence ATGCACCACATACGCCCTATGACCAAGGATGCCGTACTCTCAGCCTTCGGAGGGGAATCGATGGCCCACATGAGGTATCTGATCTTCTCAGGTATAGCTGAGAAGGAGGGATTCCCCAACGTGGCTAGGCTCTTTAAAGCTATAGCATACGCTGAGCAAGTTCACGCTACGAATCACTACAACGTGCTCAAGGATTATAAGGAAGATGCCAAAGTCTCCGCTGGGACGCCGATAGGCCCGGGATCGACCTCTCACAACTTAGAGCTCGCGATAGAGGGAGAGGAGTATGAAGTGAAGGAGATGTACCCAGTTTATATGGAGATAGCCAGATCGCAGGGGGTCGATCAAGCGGAGAGAAGTTTCAAATGGGCATATGAGGCTGAGAAGATACATGCTGAGCTCTATAGAAAGACTAAGGAAAGCGTGGATGCTGGAAAGGATTTCAAGATAGAGGGGAAGGTATGGATATGCCCCGTCTGCGGTCACACTTACGTAGGTGAGGTGCCTCCGGAGAGGTGCCCCGTCTGCGGGGCTCCCAAGGATAGATATGTGGGCTTCTAA